The Streptomyces sp. 11x1 genomic sequence ATCGTTACGGTCCCCACGTCGTCTCCTGTCGTCGTGTCATACGAGTTGTCGTAGTCCTTGTCAGCCGCGGTCCGTCGCACACGGCGGTCCGTCGAACCGACCACCGGTCGTACCGACTGCCCGTCGTACCGACTGTCCGTCGTACCGCTGTCGGTCGTACCGGCTATCGACTGTACGGCCACGACGGTCCTCCGGGCAGGCGCAGCGGGAGTGATGTGCGGCGCTGTCGGTGGTGCGGCAGGCGCGCGGGGGCAGAGGTGGTGCGGCTCAGTGCTTGGCGGGCAGGAAGCCCACCGCGTCGTACGCCTGGGCGAGCGTCTCCGCCGCGACGGCGCGCGCCTTCTCGGCCCCCTTGGCCAGGATCGAGTCGAGCGTCTCCGGGTCGTCCAGATATTGCTGGGTACGCTCCCGGAACGGCGTCACGAAGTCGACCATGACCTCGGCGAGGTCCGTCTTGAGCGCACCGTAGCCCTTGCCGACGTACTTCTGCTCCAGTTCCGCGATACCCACCCCCGTCAGGGTCGAGTAGATGCTCAGCAGGTTGCTGACGCCCGGCTTCTCCGCGGTGTCGAAGCGGATCACCGTGTCGGTGTCGGTGACGGCGCTCTTGACCTTCTTCGCGGTGACCTTCGGATCGTCGAGCAGGTTGATCAACCCCTTCGGGGTCGACGCCGACTTGCTCATCTTGATCGTGGGGTCTTGGAGGTCGTAGATCTTCGCCGTCTCCTTCAGGATGTACGGCTTCGGGATCGTGAAGGTCTCGCCGAAACGGCCGTTGAAGCGCTCGGCGAGGTCCCTGGTGAGCTCGATGTGCTGGCGCTGGTCCTCGCCGACCGGCACCTCGTTCGCCTGGTAGAGCAGGATGTCCGCGACCTGGAGGATCGGGTACGTGAAGAGGCCGACGCTCGCGCGGTCGGCGCCCTGCTTGGCGGACTTGTCCTTGAACTGGGTCATGCGGGAGGCCTCGCCGAAGCCGGTGAGGCAGTTCATGACCCAGCCGAGCTGCGTGTGCTCCGGGACGTGGCTCTGGACGAAGAGCGTGCAGCGCTCCGGGTCGAGACCGGCGGCGAGCAGCTGCGCGGCGGCGAGCCGGGTGTTGGCGCGCAGGTCCGCGGGGTCCTGCGCC encodes the following:
- the trpS gene encoding tryptophan--tRNA ligase; this translates as MLSGIQPTAGSFHLGNYLGAVRQWVALQESHDAFYMVVDLHAITVAQDPADLRANTRLAAAQLLAAGLDPERCTLFVQSHVPEHTQLGWVMNCLTGFGEASRMTQFKDKSAKQGADRASVGLFTYPILQVADILLYQANEVPVGEDQRQHIELTRDLAERFNGRFGETFTIPKPYILKETAKIYDLQDPTIKMSKSASTPKGLINLLDDPKVTAKKVKSAVTDTDTVIRFDTAEKPGVSNLLSIYSTLTGVGIAELEQKYVGKGYGALKTDLAEVMVDFVTPFRERTQQYLDDPETLDSILAKGAEKARAVAAETLAQAYDAVGFLPAKH